A genomic region of Phocoena sinus isolate mPhoSin1 chromosome 18, mPhoSin1.pri, whole genome shotgun sequence contains the following coding sequences:
- the GJB6 gene encoding gap junction beta-6 protein, which yields MDWGTLHTFIGGVNKHSTSIGKVWITVIFIFRVMILVVAAQEVWGDEQADFVCNTLQPGCKNVCYDHFFPVSHIRLWALQLIFVSTPALLVAMHVAYYRQEAARRFRRGEKRNEFKDLEDIKRQKIRIEGSLWWTYSSSIFFRIIFEAAFMYVFYFLYNGYHLPWVLKCGIDPCPNLVDCFISRPTEKTVFTIFMISASVICMLLNVAELCYLLLKVCFRRSKRAQTQRTPPNHALKESKQNEMNELISESGQNAITGFPS from the coding sequence ATGGACTGGGGCACGCTGCACACGTTCATCGGGGGCGTGAACAAACACTCCACCAGCATCGGGAAGGTGTGGATCACCGTCATCTTCATCTTCCGCGTCATGATCCTTGTGGTGGCCGCCCAGGAGGTGTGGGGCGATGAGCAGGCCGACTTCGTGTGCAACACGCTGCAGCCCGGGTGCAAGAACGTGTGCTACGACCACTTCTTCCCCGTGTCCCACATCCGGCTCTGGGCGCTGCAGCTCATCTTCGTGTCCACGCCGGCCCTGCTGGTGGCCATGCACGTGGCCTACTACAGACAGGAGGCCGCGCGCCGGTTCAGGCGCGGGGAGAAGAGGAACGAGTTCAAGGATCTGGAAGACATCAAACGGCAGAAGATCCGGATCGAGGGCTCCCTGTGGTGGACCTACAGCAGCAGCATCTTCTTCCGGATCATCTTCGAGGCCGCCTTCATGTACGTCTTCTACTTCCTGTACAACGGGTACCACCTGCCCTGGGTGCTGAAGTGCGGCATCGACCCCTGCCCCAACCTCGTGGACTGCTTCATCTCCAGGCCCACGGAGAAGACCGTGTTCACCATCTTCATGATCTCCGCGTCCGTGATCTGCATGCTGCTCAACGTGGCCGAGCTGTGCTACCTGTTGCTCAAAGTGTGTTTCAGGAGATCCAAGCGGGCACAGACGCAGAGAACCCCCCCCAACCACGCCCTCAAAGAGAGTAAACAGAACGAGATGAATGAGCTGATTTCCGAGAGCGGGCAAAACGCCATCACGGGGTTTCCTAGTTAA